In Centroberyx gerrardi isolate f3 chromosome 7, fCenGer3.hap1.cur.20231027, whole genome shotgun sequence, the sequence GCCTCCGTTTCTTCGGgatgtcttcttcttctgctacCAGTTACCCATGTGTTAACCAGACAAATGTCTCCCAGGTGCAGGCACTATTTTTGTGAGACCTGCGCCCTTCAGCATTACCGCAAGTCCAAGCGTTGCTATGTGTGCAACACCCAGACCAACGGTGTCTTCAACCCCGCTAAAGGTAACAGAAGCCTTTTTTAGGATGCATCTCTTGAAGACCTttagagggggaagagggaggttGAATGGGGAAATAAACTATTTCTGGAAAATTCATGTTATAAATCCAACTTCAAGATTCCCTTGAATGTTcttgattatttttttcctttatttcagAGTTGATGGCCAAGATGCAGAAACAACAGGCCATGACAGACCAGCCACCCTCAGATGAGGATGATTAAGTGAATTTGAACCCTTTCCCACCCTTcccttttgtgtttgtgttgtcagtACATCACCTTTGTCAGTGAAAAAAATTTTtgaataaaataacttttttagaTTGTTACTGCCTCATTGCTTGGTGTCATTGACTCGAGACATTAAAGTGAACAATGTTTATTGTCAAGTAAAATAGTCAACTTTAACATTTGCAACACTTTCTTCTGCCCTTTCTCTCAAATCTACATGCAACCAGACGAAACAAGCACCATTGTAACATTCACTGTAATGTAACACTGCCCAGAGTAAAGTCCAGGAAATACACAGTCTATGTTCTGAAGGTTCAAATAAACAGATGTTATATTTAACTCCTGTGCAACAAAAGTGATGCTTAAAGCATGAGATGTAGCGCACGATGCAACACGGGCAGAGAGCTTCTAAGAAATGCGTACACATGCTGTCCACAAGTCGTCCCTCGAGACAAACTTCTGTTACCTTCCATCTGGTGTAGACAAGGCTAATTGGGTCGGCCTGGGTGAGTTGTGTCCCCTTATGGTGGTCTCACTGAGCAGACAGGCCACATCAAACGAGGTAGAGTATCCCCTCTGAGGATTTAGCAGCTTCCCACTGATCCCTTTCATGAGAATCTTCATAACAAAGCTGCATCTACATCCATGAACTGTCCTCTAACACCTCAGCAAGAGGGATAGAGGAGTCCTGTCCTGCTTTGGCTCCAAGGGGCTTGTAATGAGTGAGTACAATCTGAAgacgggggtgtgtgtgtgtgagagacaaagaggcagTCAGTGCAAGAGTTTGTGCATATCTATAGAAGAGCGAAAGCTTGTGAGAGACATCAAAGAGGCAAGATGGCTGCTGGCTTTTAAACTCTGTCTGTCCGAGAGGAGCAACTCCTTTTAGTTTGAGATTTGAATTATTTACAAGGGAGccattacaaaaaacaaacccagtCCCCGGTCTCCTCAGAGCATTTCCCGTCAAAATCCTTCTCTAGTGTCTGCCCGACGCTTCCTCCACTGTCAGAAGTCCCAGTCGTCCACATCCAGGTGGCTGAGACCGGACTCCAGGCTGGCCAGGCCAGACGGAGAGTCCTGCGGCTGGGAGCTCTCAAAGCTGGTGATGGGCGACACCGGCCGGAACAGCTCCGGCAGGGCGTCCGAGGGCCGGCGCTTGATCTGagaccaaaaaacaaacatttggaGTATTCACCTCTGAAAACACATTCTATGGTTATAAGACAAGTGTCGGCAGGTGTCTTAGGAAAAGTTCATGCTCAAAGTATTGGGAGATGCTTGTGACACAAGCTGTCAGTGGTCATCTCCATGGTAACCAGCTGGATACTTCtggctgttttgtgtgtttagGAAAGATGGCTACTGGATACTGCGATATTGCAATACTGTGATATTGATTTGAcagaggacattttaaatgtacTTTTACTGCGGAAGAGAAAAAGATTGTGGTATGTGCGCCCGATAAACCAGACTAGAGAGGAACAGGTGAATACCTCCTATTTAGACAGATGAGAGGCAgcactttcattattttcagaTGTCACCAAATCAGGTTTGACCTCCTACATCGGATCGCACCATATGTTCACCACCAAAACACCCACATGAACCCCATTGGAGTGTCAGGGAGATTGGTTGTGGCTCTACGGATCCTAGCATCTGGGTCATCTCAGCAGAATGAAGCAGCCAGTTACAGGCTGGGAACAACAACAGTGTTACTCATTCTGACTGAAATATACGAGGCAATGTGGAAGGCTTTGAAGCAAGACGGTTTCTGTTCCTTCACGTTCTGGGTGGGAGGAGATTTCGAGGGAGTTTTTGAGGGTGGGGAATTACCCAAACTGTGCACCGGCATCTGCTGGGAGCGATTATTTCAGCTACAAGGGCACGCATTCAGTGGTCCTCATGGCTGCGTGTGATGCCAACTACATACAAATTCAGTATAGAACCGCCTCCCACACTTGTCTTATGTATGATGGTTTCATAAGTGATGTCAGGATTACTTAAATATCCTACACACCTGTTTGAAGAAGGAATGGCCTATGAGAGCGGCGGCAGACGGTctgaaggagaaaaaagggaaacaaatTAATGACTTGATCCTCAATGGGGGATTCTTCATGATGTCCAGTGTAATGCTGAACATGCAGCCGGAGCTTGGCCCACCTCTTCTCCGGgtctctctgcagacacagctCTACGAAGGCGTGGAAGTGTGGGGAGAACGTCCGGCTGTAGGGGTGTCCCGCCGACGAGGAGGAGGGCTCTCCGTTGGAGTGGCGCGCCCCTCCGGCCCCGGGGCCCTCGCAGATCCCGGAGTCGGCGCCGGAGCGGGACGGCTTCATGGACAGCTCCTCCGGTGGGATAGTGGTGGTGTCCAGCAAACACGGCACTGTCCCGTTCAGCTTCTCCAGCAGCATCTGTGGAAGGGAGGGGGGATTAGATAGGCCAGGTCACCCATATACatgctacttactatgatgtatactatgaatttttgccataaatatttatatcatcttggtcaacttagctgttaagtgatgacaACAGACGCCAAAATATTATCTTGTGCCATCCAGATACTGGGGAAGGTTTATCATCGATTCATTTAAGCAAAATATTTTTGCAAGCAGCAAAGGTCAGGACACTAAACAACTTTATTTGGCGGGAACCTTTAATATGAAGGCTGAGGATCTTTTTCAAGCAGAGTACCAAAAATCAACTTTGTTTTCCAGCAATTTTCCCCCAGTACTCTTCAATATGAGTgcagataaataaatgattttcAGCAGATGATGAGGGATAGCAGAACAGGTAGGGAGTCAATAGGTGTCTGCTCACCTGTGTGGCTGGCATGTCTTTGAAGGGAACGTGTCCGTTAGCCAGTTCACAGGCTGTGATGCCGAGGCTGTAGATGTCTGACCGAGAGTCGTAGCCCTGCAGGTTCtgagaaagacaaaaatcacATCTGAAATTACACCTAACTTTTTTTCTACCACTGCTTCACTTCTACTTCATGCTTCAGTTTATTCTGCTGCTAAATGTAGCATGAAGAAATATAAACGTAAGAACTCTGTTGCAAAACAGAGTATTAATTAATATGTtaattaatattaacattaattaatattaatgttAATATTGATCTGGGGATGACACAGTGTTAATCCAGCATGGTATAAAGCTGGGATGTGGGTGATCTCAGtacctgctgcagcacctcTGGGctgagccagggcagcaccttGACGCTGTACTGGGGGAAGTCGTGGACAACTTTGGCCCTCTGGCCGTGACGGATCAGACTGAAGATGCTCCGCAGACCCGACATGCAGACCTGTCCGTCTGCTGAGATCAATACGTGGCTGGCCTTCACACTCCTGCATGCAACCACAGACAATTAGACAACTTCCAGTCCAGATCGTCACAGAATATCAGGTTAAACTTGTGCTTACAAGtaaggttagactgatatactgGTTtgtcgatattggccttttagaGAGATGCCTCCCTGATTCAACAGCCAAgagatcaatactacactgaaTATACTGAAAtaattggcacaaaatattgcagcttcaatacaaaaaatattggtttctgccttcaaaaacccatatcagtctaaccctatttAGGGGTATATATGTGTGCCTTACCGGTGCACATATCCCATGTGGTGGATGTACTCAAGAGCTTTGAGCATGCCCAGCAGAATGTATGCGATGGCCAGTTCACTCATACCATCAGTGAAATGGGTGCTGATCAAGTCTCTGGCTGAACCTGGAAGATTATCACACACAGATGATGGTGAGAAAGCTATGGTCTAAGGATGAAGgcatttctgttgttgttcACGTACATTTGTTTGGTAAAATACGTCACTGTGTTGGTTTAGGTCTCTTCCTTACCATAAGCCATGAAGGGGGTGATGACCCACAGCTCATTTTCAGCTATAAAGATGCTCCTATAGGGCAGAATACTGGGGTGGTGGAACAGCTTGGACACATGAAGTTCGCCctgggaggcagagggagggaaattaCACCGTGTTAAGTCAAGCTGACTGAGAAAAAGATCCGATGATATtgaatctaattaggcatagaAGGGtgagcaggcagacaggaaagTTAATCAGAGAACGGACACGAGGGTTACATAACTAGTCCCAAATGTGAAGtaatgagatgagaggagagcttTCTGTCCCCTGACAACACAGAGGTAAAGACTCATAGGAGGCTGAATGACACAGACTGATGGGACAGAGGGATGACAGAGGGATGATGGAAGAACGATGCAGACCTGCAGGTATGTGACCATGTCATTAGTACAGGACTCCAGGTCGATCCGGCGGATGGCTACATGCTCCCCTGTGGGTCTGTACCGGGCCAGGTTCACAGTCATCAAGTCCTCCAGGCCCCGgcctaacacacagacacatatttcattataaaacactTTCAAGTCAAATTAACTGAACACCAGTCATTATGAAACAGTTATTTTCTGgccctcagttctgattggcttaATAATGTTAAAAGCTGTTGATAAATCAATTATACCGGGACCTGCACTTAAAGTCTGCACTTAAATGTGATTTTAGAAGAGCTAAGAGGGTTTTAAGCCTAACATCacctcttagctgttctaaaaatGACTGTAATCCACAGCCTCTCATGGTTTACTGCTTATCAAAACTGAATAAAACATCTGTGTCTTGCATCGATACGAGCAGCCAAGTCACGGCTGGCTTAAAGTCGGGGCGTGTCTCTGGACTTCACTGACCGATAACGGTGAGGAGCTCGTAGGCGCTGCTGTCAGGGAGGAAGCTGCCCATGGTGTCCCGGCGTGGGAGGGAGGTCAGGCTCTCCTGGCTGTCCTCATGGgc encodes:
- the strada gene encoding STE20-related kinase adapter protein alpha isoform X2, which gives rise to MGSFLPDSSAYELLTVIGRGLEDLMTVNLARYRPTGEHVAIRRIDLESCTNDMVTYLQGELHVSKLFHHPSILPYRSIFIAENELWVITPFMAYGSARDLISTHFTDGMSELAIAYILLGMLKALEYIHHMGYVHRSVKASHVLISADGQVCMSGLRSIFSLIRHGQRAKVVHDFPQYSVKVLPWLSPEVLQQNLQGYDSRSDIYSLGITACELANGHVPFKDMPATQMLLEKLNGTVPCLLDTTTIPPEELSMKPSRSGADSGICEGPGAGGARHSNGEPSSSSAGHPYSRTFSPHFHAFVELCLQRDPEKRPSAAALIGHSFFKQIKRRPSDALPELFRPVSPITSFESSQPQDSPSGLASLESGLSHLDVDDWDF
- the strada gene encoding STE20-related kinase adapter protein alpha isoform X1 codes for the protein MSFLAHEDSQESLTSLPRRDTMGSFLPDSSAYELLTVIGRGLEDLMTVNLARYRPTGEHVAIRRIDLESCTNDMVTYLQGELHVSKLFHHPSILPYRSIFIAENELWVITPFMAYGSARDLISTHFTDGMSELAIAYILLGMLKALEYIHHMGYVHRSVKASHVLISADGQVCMSGLRSIFSLIRHGQRAKVVHDFPQYSVKVLPWLSPEVLQQNLQGYDSRSDIYSLGITACELANGHVPFKDMPATQMLLEKLNGTVPCLLDTTTIPPEELSMKPSRSGADSGICEGPGAGGARHSNGEPSSSSAGHPYSRTFSPHFHAFVELCLQRDPEKRPSAAALIGHSFFKQIKRRPSDALPELFRPVSPITSFESSQPQDSPSGLASLESGLSHLDVDDWDF
- the strada gene encoding STE20-related kinase adapter protein alpha isoform X3 — encoded protein: MSFLRWVSEKLSVESLRDLELFGEQAQGLSHRKAHEDSQESLTSLPRRDTMGSFLPDSSAYELLTVIGRGLEDLMTVNLARYRPTGEHVAIRRIDLESCTNDMVTYLQGELHVSKLFHHPSILPYRSIFIAENELWVITPFMAYGSARDLISTHFTDGMSELAIAYILLGMLKALEYIHHMGYVHRSVKASHVLISADGQVCMSGLRSIFSLIRHGQRAKVVHDFPQYSVKVLPWLSPEVLQQNLQGYDSRSDIYSLGITACELANGHVPFKDMPATQMLLEKLNGTVPCLLDTTTIPPEELSMKPSRSGADSGICEGPGAGGARHSNGEPSSSSAGHPYSRTFSPHFHAFVELCLQRDPEKRPSAAALIGHSFFKQIKRRPSDALPELFRPVSPITSFESSQPQDSPSGLASLESGLSHLDVDDWDF